A portion of the Prosthecobacter fusiformis genome contains these proteins:
- a CDS encoding urease accessory protein UreE: MILITHMLSDSSLRPVAEQVELLVERRLFLKRRWRGLAADGTEFGFDLAARLKHGCVIHQTNDLDYVVRQQEETVYQVRPGSVDEAALMGWKIGNLHLGVQVVDGVIRITHDVAVLQLFEREGWAYEEVSVVFNPLRVTAHAP, from the coding sequence ATGATCCTCATCACCCACATGCTCTCCGATTCCTCCTTGCGTCCGGTCGCGGAGCAGGTGGAGCTTTTGGTTGAGCGGCGGCTGTTTTTGAAAAGACGCTGGCGTGGGCTGGCGGCGGATGGGACGGAGTTTGGATTCGATCTCGCGGCACGCTTGAAACATGGTTGCGTGATCCATCAGACGAATGATCTGGACTATGTGGTGCGGCAGCAGGAAGAGACCGTCTATCAGGTGCGGCCAGGATCAGTGGATGAAGCCGCGCTGATGGGCTGGAAGATCGGAAATTTGCATCTGGGTGTGCAAGTGGTGGACGGGGTGATCCGCATCACTCATGATGTGGCCGTGCTGCAGCTCTTTGAACGCGAAGGCTGGGCCTATGAGGAAGTCAGTGTCGTCTTCAACCCTTTACGTGTCACCGCTCATGCTCCCTGA
- the ureC gene encoding urease subunit alpha, with amino-acid sequence MKITRKQHASMFGPTVGDQVRLADTELFIEVERDLIAEKGGYGNEVKFGGGKVIRDGMAQSCLALDADCLDLVITNATIIDAVQGIIKADIGIKYGRIVGIGHAGNPLLQDGIDMVIGAGTEVIAGEGCIITAGGIDTHIHFICPQQIDHALASGVTTMIGGGTGPAHGTYATTCTPGIWNMHRMLEAADEYPMNLGFLGKGNCSTPEPLREQVLAGAIGLKLHEDWGTTPAAIDTCLGVADELDVQVAIHTDTLNEAGFVESTLAAFKGRTIHTYHSEGAGGGHAPDIIRVCGEANVLPSSTNPTRPFTVNTIDEHLDMLMVCHHLDSKIPEDVAFAESRIRPETIAAEDLLHDLGAISMMSSDSQAMGRLGEVITRTWQTAHKMKVQFGKLDGPVHNAADNYRAMRYVAKYTINPAITHGISHEVGSIEVGKLADLVVWKPAFFGVKPEVVLKGGMIAMANMGDPNASIPTPQPMLYRPQFAAHGRAKYSTSVTFISQAAMQSGVVKNLGVNKRLSAVKTCRTVSKHDMLWNNYLPKIEVDPDSYTVKADGRELRCEPASVLPMAQRYFLF; translated from the coding sequence ATGAAGATCACCCGCAAACAACACGCCAGCATGTTCGGCCCCACTGTGGGCGACCAAGTGAGGCTGGCCGATACGGAACTTTTCATTGAGGTGGAGCGTGATCTCATCGCTGAAAAGGGTGGCTATGGAAATGAAGTGAAATTTGGCGGAGGCAAGGTGATCCGCGATGGCATGGCACAGTCATGTTTGGCGCTGGATGCCGATTGCCTGGATTTGGTCATCACGAATGCGACGATCATTGACGCCGTGCAGGGCATCATCAAGGCGGACATTGGCATCAAGTATGGCCGCATTGTCGGCATCGGCCATGCGGGGAATCCCCTGTTGCAGGACGGAATCGATATGGTCATCGGTGCAGGCACCGAAGTGATTGCGGGTGAAGGCTGCATCATCACGGCGGGCGGCATTGACACGCACATTCATTTCATCTGCCCCCAGCAGATCGACCATGCACTGGCCAGCGGTGTCACGACCATGATTGGCGGTGGAACAGGTCCCGCCCATGGTACGTATGCGACGACTTGTACTCCAGGCATTTGGAACATGCACCGCATGCTGGAAGCAGCGGATGAGTATCCGATGAATCTGGGCTTCCTTGGCAAGGGCAATTGCTCCACACCGGAGCCTCTGCGTGAGCAGGTGCTGGCCGGTGCCATCGGCCTGAAGCTGCATGAAGACTGGGGCACGACTCCGGCAGCCATTGATACCTGTCTGGGCGTGGCGGACGAACTGGATGTGCAGGTGGCCATCCATACGGATACTTTAAATGAAGCCGGATTCGTGGAGAGTACTCTGGCTGCTTTTAAGGGACGCACCATCCATACCTATCACTCTGAAGGAGCGGGTGGAGGGCATGCGCCGGATATCATCCGAGTCTGTGGTGAGGCGAATGTGCTGCCTTCCTCCACGAACCCGACGCGGCCCTTCACCGTCAATACTATTGATGAGCATCTGGACATGCTCATGGTCTGCCATCACCTGGATTCGAAGATTCCCGAAGATGTGGCTTTTGCCGAATCCCGCATCCGTCCGGAGACCATCGCGGCGGAAGATTTGTTGCATGACCTCGGGGCCATTTCCATGATGTCCAGTGACAGCCAGGCCATGGGACGGCTGGGAGAGGTGATCACCCGCACGTGGCAGACCGCGCACAAGATGAAGGTGCAATTTGGCAAGCTGGACGGGCCTGTGCACAATGCGGCGGATAATTACCGCGCTATGCGGTACGTGGCCAAATACACGATCAATCCGGCCATCACTCACGGCATCTCCCATGAAGTGGGTAGCATTGAGGTCGGAAAGCTGGCGGACCTTGTGGTGTGGAAACCGGCCTTCTTTGGTGTGAAGCCTGAAGTGGTACTGAAAGGTGGCATGATCGCCATGGCTAACATGGGCGATCCGAACGCCAGCATCCCCACGCCGCAGCCCATGCTGTATCGTCCCCAGTTTGCCGCCCATGGCCGGGCCAAATACAGTACCAGCGTGACATTCATCAGCCAGGCGGCGATGCAAAGCGGCGTGGTCAAAAACCTTGGCGTCAATAAACGCCTGAGCGCTGTGAAAACCTGCCGCACGGTGAGCAAACATGACATGCTGTGGAACAACTACCTGCCGAAGATCGAGGTGGATCCAGATAGCTACACCGTGAAAGCCGACGGCCGCGAACTGCGCTGCGAACCGGCCAGTGTGCTGCCGATGGCGCAACGGTACTTTTTGTTTTGA
- a CDS encoding urease subunit beta, producing the protein MLIPGEIIHPQGAGDLEANVGLATLKLTVANTGDRPVQVGSHFHFYEVNTSLDFDRAAALGFRLNIPAGTAVRFEPGDTREVEVVAFAGKREVYGLNNLVNGPLPA; encoded by the coding sequence ATGCTCATTCCCGGCGAAATCATCCATCCCCAAGGTGCTGGCGACCTTGAAGCCAATGTCGGCCTAGCCACGCTGAAACTGACTGTTGCGAATACGGGAGACCGTCCCGTGCAGGTCGGCAGCCACTTTCATTTCTATGAGGTGAATACCTCCCTGGACTTTGACCGGGCGGCTGCGCTCGGCTTTCGGCTAAACATCCCAGCGGGGACGGCGGTGCGCTTTGAGCCTGGTGATACACGCGAAGTGGAAGTGGTCGCCTTCGCCGGAAAACGCGAGGTCTATGGCCTCAACAATCTTGTCAACGGACCCCTGCCCGCATGA
- a CDS encoding ABC transporter substrate-binding protein has protein sequence MKRKVLALLLPFLMPLASLSAEPLKIGYSDWPGWVAWEIGIKKGWFKEEGVETEFVWMDYVKSMEAYAAGKLDAVCVTNGDALVTGATGKPSVAILLNDFSNGNDMIVAKPGIDSFKAMKGKTVALEEGFVEHLLLLKGLEMNGMAEGDITIKNTPTNNTPQVFASGEVDAIAAWQPNSGQALKLVPGSKPVFSSKDAPGLIYDGLFCDMASVKSRRPEWLKVVKVWYRIVAYMEDEKNLDEALAILAERVGVKPAEYEPLLEGTKILSPAAALKVWEKADGLGSIYGSTKVVDDFNVKFGVYKEPLDIAAYLDPTLTKEVLAK, from the coding sequence ATGAAACGAAAAGTTCTCGCCCTGCTCCTGCCCTTTCTCATGCCTTTGGCCAGCCTCTCGGCGGAGCCATTAAAAATTGGTTACTCGGACTGGCCCGGCTGGGTGGCCTGGGAAATTGGCATTAAAAAAGGCTGGTTCAAAGAAGAGGGCGTGGAGACTGAATTTGTGTGGATGGACTATGTGAAATCCATGGAAGCCTACGCCGCAGGCAAACTGGACGCGGTTTGCGTGACCAATGGCGATGCCCTCGTCACAGGTGCCACAGGCAAACCTTCCGTCGCCATCCTCCTCAACGACTTTTCGAACGGCAATGACATGATCGTGGCCAAGCCCGGCATCGATTCATTCAAAGCCATGAAGGGAAAAACCGTCGCTCTGGAGGAAGGTTTCGTGGAGCATCTGCTCCTACTGAAAGGCTTGGAAATGAATGGCATGGCTGAAGGTGACATCACCATCAAAAACACCCCCACCAACAACACCCCGCAGGTCTTTGCCTCCGGTGAGGTGGATGCCATCGCCGCCTGGCAGCCCAATTCCGGTCAAGCTCTGAAACTGGTGCCCGGATCCAAACCGGTCTTCTCCTCTAAAGACGCTCCCGGCCTGATCTATGACGGCCTCTTTTGCGACATGGCCAGTGTGAAATCCCGCCGTCCCGAATGGCTGAAAGTGGTGAAAGTCTGGTATCGCATCGTCGCCTACATGGAAGACGAAAAAAACCTGGACGAAGCCCTCGCCATCCTGGCCGAGCGTGTCGGCGTCAAGCCAGCCGAGTATGAACCACTGCTCGAAGGCACCAAGATTCTTTCTCCCGCCGCAGCACTGAAGGTCTGGGAAAAAGCGGACGGCCTCGGCTCCATCTATGGCTCCACCAAAGTGGTGGATGACTTCAATGTGAAGTTCGGTGTTTACAAGGAACCCCTGGACATCGCTGCCTACCTGGATCCCACACTGACTAAAGAAGTGCTGGCCAAATAA
- a CDS encoding ABC transporter permease, translating into MALSFILPLLIWSIAAYGPWWKVAHQVILSAESSRLQSVYIIGDRLDPTTWGKFTQAIQQDNEEILKARESGQPIPLTARQNKKILRQLHSPAVINGWLTRSQETDDEAIRQVWLKLAAGELKATRRELSDDNIEIIEANAEMLKKSGAVWPTESLLKLLPESSEEVSRPVYLVPPDVVATSFWEGITADRPVSAESSEQGAERKTLLQRYGESWRTIVLGFLLAIIVAVPLGVIAGTFDFFSKLIEPFANFFSYMPAPAFGVVLMAIFGLDLGPKIMLVFLGTLPCAVLTIAKTTRRLDGSLLEAAQTLGANQRQLLLNVVVPGILPNLYNDLRLLFGTAWTWLVIAELLGFKSGLAEVIDTHGRRFQFDIVYPAILLIGLSGFCMDQILGFLSRFFFPWVDQPKQGFMGKISARLMKGMKQKYPGQAEHAASPSSLAP; encoded by the coding sequence ATGGCCCTTTCTTTTATCCTGCCCCTGCTGATCTGGAGCATAGCTGCTTATGGGCCATGGTGGAAAGTGGCCCATCAAGTCATCCTTTCCGCCGAGAGTTCACGACTTCAAAGTGTCTATATCATCGGCGACAGACTGGATCCCACCACTTGGGGAAAATTTACCCAGGCCATCCAGCAGGACAATGAAGAGATCCTCAAAGCCCGCGAATCTGGCCAGCCGATCCCTTTAACGGCGAGGCAGAACAAAAAAATCCTGCGCCAGCTTCATTCACCTGCGGTGATCAACGGCTGGCTCACCCGAAGCCAGGAAACGGATGACGAAGCCATCCGCCAGGTCTGGCTGAAACTCGCAGCAGGTGAACTAAAGGCAACCCGACGGGAGCTTTCTGACGACAACATAGAGATCATTGAAGCCAATGCCGAGATGCTCAAAAAATCAGGTGCCGTATGGCCCACCGAATCCCTGTTAAAACTTCTGCCGGAATCTTCTGAAGAAGTCTCGCGTCCCGTTTACCTCGTGCCACCGGATGTGGTGGCCACTTCCTTTTGGGAAGGTATCACGGCCGACCGGCCCGTGAGTGCGGAAAGCAGCGAGCAAGGCGCTGAGCGCAAAACACTCCTGCAGCGTTATGGAGAATCCTGGCGCACCATCGTTCTCGGCTTCCTGCTCGCCATCATCGTCGCTGTACCACTGGGGGTCATCGCTGGCACCTTTGATTTTTTCTCGAAGCTCATTGAGCCTTTCGCCAACTTCTTCAGCTACATGCCCGCACCTGCTTTTGGGGTGGTTCTAATGGCCATCTTCGGGCTCGACCTGGGGCCGAAGATCATGCTCGTTTTTCTCGGCACCCTGCCCTGCGCCGTGCTCACCATCGCCAAGACCACCCGGCGGCTGGATGGCTCCCTCCTCGAAGCTGCCCAGACCCTGGGAGCCAACCAGAGACAGCTTTTGCTAAATGTCGTCGTCCCAGGCATCCTTCCAAATCTTTACAACGATCTCCGCCTCCTCTTCGGCACTGCCTGGACCTGGCTTGTGATTGCCGAGCTGCTAGGTTTCAAGAGCGGCCTCGCCGAAGTCATTGACACTCACGGCCGCCGTTTCCAGTTTGATATCGTCTATCCGGCCATCCTTCTCATCGGTCTCTCGGGCTTTTGCATGGATCAAATCCTGGGCTTTCTCTCTCGCTTCTTTTTCCCTTGGGTGGATCAGCCAAAGCAAGGCTTCATGGGCAAGATCAGCGCCCGCCTCATGAAAGGCATGAAACAGAAATACCCGGGCCAGGCTGAACATGCAGCATCCCCTTCCTCCCTCGCCCCATGA
- a CDS encoding ABC transporter ATP-binding protein, whose protein sequence is MIATLSYQDQSPEVKARFDRIKARPPLLQISGLYKRFHSKAGEVVALKDINLTVHRREFMCVLGQSGCGKSTLIRILAGLETPSEGQVLVDGQPVTGPGRDRGMVFQSYTLFPWLTVKQNVMFGPRMAGKSGLTNEGEARQWLALVGLDKFEDSYPHQLSGGMKQRAAIARALANEPRILLMDEPFGALDPQTRQQMQAYLLQIWKNVDITIFFITHDLDEAIFLSDRILVLDPRPGRVREIVEVPVPRPRDHEQLRSAEFLATKQHLETIIHPEDSHAKPQFDKLPVMRMTTVGDDVE, encoded by the coding sequence ATGATCGCCACTCTCAGCTATCAGGACCAGTCGCCGGAGGTCAAAGCTCGCTTTGACAGGATCAAGGCCCGTCCGCCTCTCCTGCAGATATCCGGCCTATATAAGCGCTTCCATTCCAAAGCCGGAGAAGTCGTCGCTCTCAAGGACATCAACCTCACGGTTCACAGGCGCGAATTCATGTGCGTACTCGGCCAGTCAGGCTGCGGAAAGTCCACCCTCATCCGCATTCTCGCCGGGCTGGAAACACCCAGCGAAGGACAGGTCCTGGTGGACGGCCAGCCGGTCACAGGTCCAGGCAGAGATCGTGGCATGGTCTTCCAAAGCTACACCCTGTTTCCCTGGCTTACGGTCAAACAGAACGTCATGTTTGGCCCGCGCATGGCGGGAAAAAGCGGCCTAACCAATGAAGGCGAAGCACGGCAGTGGCTCGCCCTCGTCGGCCTGGACAAATTCGAAGATTCCTACCCGCACCAGCTCAGCGGCGGCATGAAACAACGCGCCGCCATCGCCCGCGCTCTGGCCAATGAACCGCGCATCCTCCTCATGGATGAACCCTTTGGCGCACTTGACCCTCAAACTCGTCAGCAGATGCAGGCCTATCTTCTACAGATCTGGAAGAATGTGGACATCACCATCTTTTTCATCACCCACGACCTGGATGAAGCCATCTTCCTGTCCGATCGCATCCTCGTCCTGGACCCGCGCCCAGGCCGCGTGCGTGAAATTGTCGAAGTTCCCGTCCCCCGCCCTCGTGACCATGAGCAGCTTCGCTCAGCCGAATTCCTCGCCACCAAGCAGCATCTCGAAACGATCATCCATCCTGAAGACAGCCATGCCAAACCCCAGTTCGACAAGCTGCCAGTGATGCGCATGACCACAGTCGGCGATGATGTGGAATGA